One part of the Melitaea cinxia chromosome 8, ilMelCinx1.1, whole genome shotgun sequence genome encodes these proteins:
- the LOC123655575 gene encoding probable protein S-acyltransferase 23 produces MAAEESLPPCSPMSPDTPATQPRITTNLSHHSDLHQLIFEAVRSGEVSEIERLVEKLGVEILSARDQHGYTPAHWAALDGSVAVMRYLVERGAPVDLSCLGTQGPRPIHWACRKGHASVVQVLLQSGVAVNAADFKGLTPLMTACMYGKTATAAYLLGMGAATRLSDINGDTALHWAAYKGHADLVRLLIYSGVPLHCTDNFGSTPLHLACLSGNLTCVRLLCEKVKAELEPRDKNGKTPLMLAQSHRHAEVVKLLQKEMKRKSHWMPPLSELWALLFGGAGDSKGPLLFFLFSVLLWGYPMYIIRCIPLTWNTLRLSHYCFLYWNAIMWLSWVIANRRDPGYIPQNSETYYRAIRQIPYYDKWKKRNAILSRLCHTCRCLRPLRAKHCRICKRCVAYFDHHCPFIYNCIGVRNRMWFFLFVMSVAINCTLSIYFACYCLLLEGFGVLYLLGLLEAITFCALGWILTCTSVLHACMNLTTNEMFNYKRYPYLRDKRGRYQNPFSRGPIMNLIEFFVCLPDKCDEQDLFYEENI; encoded by the exons ATGGCGGCCGAGGAGTCCTTGCCTCCTTGTTCACCCATGTCACCAGACACACCTGCTACTCAACCCCGTATTACTACAAATCTAAGTCACCATTCAGACCTTCATCAACTAATTTTTGAAGCTGTGCGGTCAGG AGAAGTATCAGAAATTGAAAGATTAGTAGAAAAACTTGGAGTGGAAATATTAAGTGCCCGCGATCAACATGGCTACACTCCAGCACATTGGGCAGCGTTGGATGGAAGCGTAGCTGTTATGAGATATTTAGTAGAGAGAGGTGCTCCAGTCGATTTGTCTTGCTTAGGCACACAG ggaCCACGTCCGATTCATTGGGCTTGCCGAAAAGGGCATGCATCAGTAGttcaagttttacttcaatcgggAGTAGCCGTAAATGCAGCAGATTTTAAGG GTTTGACGCCACTGATGACAGCTTGTATGTATGGTAAAACAGCTACTGCCGCATATCTGCTCGGGATGGGTGCCGCCACCCGCTTGTCCGATATAAACGGCGACACAGCCTTACATTGGGCTGCGTATAAGGGGCATGCAGATTTAGTTCGATTGCTTATTTACTCTGGCGTTCCATTACACTGTACCGATAACTTTGGATCGACTCCTTTGCACCTCGCATGTTTGTCTGGCAACTTGACGTGCGTTAGACTTCTTTGTGAAAAG gttAAGGCAGAGTTAGAACCTCGGGATAAGAATGGAAAGACTCCTTTAATGCTAGCTCAGAGCCACCGACACGCTGAAGTTGTGAAGTTGCTGCAAAAGGAAATGAAACGTAAATCTCATTGGATGCCGCCCCTGTCTGAACTCTGGGCGCTACTTTTTGGAGGAGCTGGAGACTCCAAAGGACCTCTACTATTTTTCTTGTTCTCGGTTCTATTATGGGGTTATCCTATGTATATCATCAgg tGCATTCCGTTAACGTGGAATACATTGCGTCTCTCTCACTATTGTTTCTTATACTGGAACGCTATAATGTGGCTGAGCTGGGTAATTGCCAATCGCAGAGACCCTGGCTACATTCCTCAGAACTCTGAAACGTACTACAGAGCTATAAGACAAATACCCTATTATGATAAATGGAAAAAGAGGAATGCTATCCTATCACGTCTGTGCCACACGTGCCGATGTTTAAGACCACTGAg AGCTAAACACTGCCGCATATGCAAGCGTTGTGTAGCCTACTTCGACCATCATTGCCCATTTATCTACAACTGTATCGGCGTACGAAACCGCATGTGGTTCTTCCTTTTCGTAATGAGCGTCGCTATTAACTGTACTCTTTCGATATATTTCGCTTGTTACTGCCTCCTTCTAGAAGGGTTTGGAGTTCTTTATTTACTTGGATTACTGGAAGCAATTACTTTTTGCGCGCTCGGGTGGATATTGACGTGTACTTCG GTCTTACATGCATGTAtgaatttaactacaaacgaaatGTTTAATTACAAACGATACCCGTATTTGCGGGATAAGAGGGGACGATACCAGAATCCATTTTCAAGAGGTCCTATCATGAATTTGATTGAATTTTTCGTATGTCTTCCAGACAAGTGTGATGAGCAGGACCTATTTTATGAAGAAAACATATGA